The region tctgataccaagatGTTATGTTCCTTGGCGTAGGATCTAGTCACAGGCCTTGACAAAAAGGTTCATTTAGATAAATCTATAGTGAACTAGTTTAAGCAAGACTCGTCCTTGACAGAGCCCTCTTACACAAAACTTTGAATCCAGAAAAAATTTCCTTCTTATTCCCTATTCCATGCTTTATATAAAAGCTACATATAATAGACTTTGACCAGATCCTAAATTACAGGCAATATTTTAGGATCATAACTAGTGAAATAATAGCAATAGTGGAAAGCATATAAATCAGATAATTCAAATTATCAAATACAATCTTCCTGATTTCCTTTCCTTTCTACATTATGCAGATTTGTTTCTTCTTCTTTCATAATGCCGCCCAATAAAAGCATCCATATCAGTTTCCTGATTTTTTCATAATAAAAGCCTGAGCAAGTTTAAGTGTGAAGTTTGTGAATTCGCAAAGCATACTTGAACAGTTTTTCGCTCTCGTCCTTATAAAGCTTCACATCCATTTTCTCTTATTCACAGTGATATATGGGGTCAATCTAAAGTTCCAAACATCACAAATACACGTTGGTTCACGTTCATTGATGATCATACACGTGTGAGTTGGGTATATCTTCTTAAAAATAAATCCGACGTTGCAGCTCAATTTAAAAATTTTCATTTCATAATTCAAACTCAATTCAATGCTAATATTCAAGTGTTGCATACTGATAACGGAACTGAATATTTTAATTCTATCTTGGGGGATTACCTTCTTTCGCATGGTATTATACACAAGAGCTCGTGTGTCACACTCCAGCAAAACGGGATTGCCGAAAGAAAAAACCGCCACCTATTAGAAGTAGCCAGAGCTCTTATGTTTACCACATATGTGCCAAAATACTTTTTGGGGGAAGCTATTCTTACGGCTGCGTATCTTATTAATAGGATGCCTTCACGAGTTTTACAATACAAAACTCCACTCTCAGTCCTTCTTACGGTTTATCCTAATATTCATCTTCTCTCTAATCTTTCTCCAAAAACATTTGGTTGCACCTCTTATGTTCATGTGTTAGGACCTAATACAAAATTTGATTTTCGTGCCCAAAAATGCATCTTCTTAGGATACTCCTCTACAAAAAAAGAATATAAATGTTACAATCCTGATTCACGACGCATCCATGTTACATTGGATGTCACATTTAACGAGGAACAACCATTTTATTCCAACACTTCGTTTGAGGGAGGGACAAAGAGTGATTCTTCGTATTGGGACACATGTTTGCCTATAGCCACACCAAATATACGTCATATTGATTCCAATGTTACATCTGATATCACTCATAATCTATTACAAGAAAATACAGGGCAACAACCTCAACAAAGAAATGCAGAGACGCTAGTCTATTCCCGACATCGAAAGAAACATCAAGTAATATAATCAACTACACTTCCAGCAACCCATGAGTCTGAACCATTGACAAATCCTTCTGTAAGTAATCTCATCACTCCTATCGTACATGATTCTATTCCTATTCCTAACCATGAGTCTTCTAACATGTTAGAAACAGAATTACCTATTGCTAAAAGAAAAGGTGTAAGGAGTTGTACTATGCATCCTATATCTAATCATGTATCTTATAGCAAGCTCACCCCAAAGTTTAAagctttcaataaaaatattgAGGAAGTGGTTATCCCTTGAAACATCAATGAAGCCCTCTCACATCCTGAATGGAAAAAGGCTGTTTATGAGGAAATCGGAGCATTGGAAGATAAAAACACATGGACAATAGTTGATCAACCAAAGGACAAACATGTGGTAGGTTGCAAGTGGGTGTTTATCGTTAAATACAAAGCTGATGGAACTATAGAAAGATATAAAGCAAGATTGTTAGCAAGATGTTTCACTCAAAAATATGGAGTGGATTATATAGAGACGTTCGCGCCAGTTGCCAAATTAAACACTGTAAGAATCTTGTTGTCAATAACCGGTAATCTTGATTGGCCCTTGCATCAACTGGACATCAAAAatacttttctcaatggaaatCTTAAGGAAGAAGTGTACATGAAAATCCCTCCTGGATTCGAAGGAAGGTATGGGAATGGAACTGTATGCAAGTTAACAAAATTAATTTACGGACTGAAGCAATCCTCACGTACATTGTTTGAGAGGTTCAATCAAATACTCAAGAAATACGGGTATAAACAAGGTCAGTCAGATCATACATTATTTTTCAAGCATGCAGTAGGTAATAAGGTTGTAATTCTTATTGTCTACgtggatgatataatattgaCGGGTAATGATCTTGGTGAGTTAGAAAAACTTAAGAGTTTGTTAGCCAGGAGTTTGTAGTGAAAGACCTTGGTCCAATGAAATATTTTCTGGGAATGGAAGTTGCAAGATCTAAACAAGGCATTTTCATATCCCAACGCAAGTACATCATGGATCTACTTAAGGAAAATGGTATGCTTGGATGTAGACCTGCAGGAACACCAGTGGAGCCAAAAGGAAAGTATAAAGAGGTAACAAAAGCGAAGCAAGTGAACAAAGGGATGTATCAATGACTAGTGGGAAAATTAATATATTTGTCGCACACCAGGCATGACATTGCCTTTGCTGTTAGCTTGGTTAGTCAGTACATGCATAATCCTTTGGAAGAACACTTGGAGGCTGTATTTAGAATACTAAGGTATCTCAAGAGAACACCAGGAAGTGGACTACTGTTCAAGAAAAATGCTAAGAGAAGTATAAAAGCATTTACAGATGCTGATTGGGCAGGATCAGTTGAAGATAGGAGGTCAACAACTGGATATTGCACCAAAGTATGGGAAACCTTGTTACTTGGAGGAGTAAAAAACAACCAGTTGTGGCTCGAAGTAGTGCAAAAGCTGAATTAAGAGCACTCGCGCAAGGAGTCTGTGAACTAATATGGATTAGGTGGGTACTAAAAGAATTAAAACTTCCAAGCAGTGGTCCTTTAAGGTTGTACAGTGACAACAAATCAGCGATCAATATAGCTCATAATCCTGTTCATCACGATAGAACCAAACATGTGGAAATAGATCGTCACTTCATCAAAGAAATATTGAGAGAAAAGATCTATGTGTTGTGTATATACCGAGCAAGCAATAAGAAGCTGATTTATTAACCAAAGGTCTTTCTCAGGAGATTTTTGATACGTTGGTATGCAAGCTGGGCATATGGAATTTGTATGCTCCAGCTTGAGGGAGGGTGTAGAAGTAAATGCAGAATATTCTGTATTTAATTAGTATCATTCCTTAACAGGAGACTGATATCTTTATATCAATTTAGCAGATATTTAGGAACTGATTAGAGGATAGTTAGTTATTTGTACAGCTAGATTGATTGTACTACAACCTATTTAACAGGCCCTTCTTCATGTACAATAACACATCTCAATATTTTATTCTCTTCTTTAAGGACCAACGACGATCCTAAAGGAGATGGAGTCAGTTTTCTTTGATTTagttattaatttattttattcacTTTTATTAGTATGCTAAATTTTTTGTAAATATCATTTATTGGTATGATACTCATAATCAAatgatatttttttaataaatgaaatataataatatatgattaaaataatatatatatatataatatttttatattttaatattttctgTATCCCCCCGTACCCGAAtccttatatttttaaattttccgAATTCCCGTATCCCCGCACCGCGCATCACCGCACCCGCACTCATGCTTCACAGTTCGACGAAAATCGCCCTCATGATATGCTCTCAAAATTTCTCAAATAAAAATAAGCCCTAGGGTGATATTTGTTGATATATTATGGGGTGGACGGGCAGGATAAGGTGTGGAGTTTACGAGATTATACCACATGGTGACAAATGTCGGTACAGTTGTACCCACTGTTAATCATTTGAGGTACGCCGGATCAAGAGCACTACTTCGTAGGCTTATTACTTGATCAATGACTCCGAATAATGCCAAGGACTAGTAAATCGTGTCAAAGCCCATGATCCACATATTCACTTACTTGAGGGATTCACTTTTTTCATATTTCATCCACTAACTTTATGAATGTGTGGGAGTTGTGACTGACATACTTTGCTCCACATACTAATTATATCCATGAAACACTTAAACTTGTTGAAAATGGAGGAAACACTGACTTCATGAATGTATGGGAGTTGTAATTGATGGATTTACCTGTCTTCGTCCATTTTCCACAAGTTTAGGTGTTGCCTGCTTAGTATGTGACTAAGTACGTCAGTCACAACTCAATGTAAATCCATCACATGAAGTTACTAGATGAAATATGAAAAAGTGAATCCCTGATTAAGTTAATATACGCATCATGGGCTTTGGACAAGATTTATTAGTCCATCGGCAATATCCAGTCATTGGTCATGTAATAGTCCTAGGGAGTAGTGCTTTCGAACCAGCCTACCATGAATGATTGATAGTGGGCTACAGCTATGCCGACATGTGTCACAATCTCTTATAATCTCGCTAGCCCGACACCTTATCCCGCCCATCCATCCCTCCATGTATCAGCAAATGTCACTCTAGGGCTCATTTTGCTTCGAGAAATTTTGAGAGCACAAAAGGAGGGCGATCTGCGGCGAACAATCGTAATTTCTTGTGAGTTATTTTGGTAAGTTCCACTGTCATTGGTGTTCAGTGTATGCCTGTCACAATCAGATCTCCAACAAAAAATTCTTCATGTTAGAGGATTGTACCTTATCTTTACTTGAGTGATATTAATTTCTTGTTTCTTTGAAGATCACAACTAGATGCTAGTTTGATCTGGTCTTATTCCACGACAAATTAAGGAATGAATTGATAAAGTGAAATTGTAAGCAGGCCATGTCTTATCTTGATTACTTTAAGACTTAATTGCACGAAGATGGCCTCAGTTATAATATTTTTGCACAAAACTGGCTGACGTTTAATAATAGGCACCCGCATGACCCTTGTTTATAATTTTTAACACCCGATTGCATTCCGTCTGTTTCAACTAACGGACGTTACatattatcatttttaaaaataagcAGAGGGCTAAATTAGTAAAATCACAATTGATACACACATAACCCCTGCATTATTGTCAAGTTGATCATCTTATTTCCCTCCAAAAGAAGTCTCACAATTCCCCCTAACCCACTCACAAAGAACCCTAAATCTAACTGTAACTGGGACTTCAATCGGAGCAAAATGGCGTGGAGATTGAGGCATAAGGAAGATGAAGATGTCTTCAAACCGTACCACTGTCCAGAATATACCGGTAATTTCTATTATCCCTCTGTGCATGCATATTCAGTTGTAAGGGATCATAAATTTGGGGGTTTAGGGTTTATTGTATGTTTAGTACTAATTACTTGTACTAATTATTTGTTGTGTTCGATTGTGCATACAATGGTAATGTTAACTTATTTAGTTATTAGGGATCATAAATTTGGGTATTTAGGGTTTCTTGAAGAAAAAATGTTAATGTCATATGGTTTATTGTGTGTTAATTACTTCTTTGTACTGATTTGGTTATTATATGTTTCTTGAATAAGTGAAAATTTGTACAAATTATTTGTTGTGTTCGATTGTGCATACAATGGTAATGTTAACTTATTGATTATTTTGTGGGTGATTTATAATGTCAGATGATGATCTTTTCTCAATTAAACTGTACTATGATGGTGAACTGCTAGATAACCCTAAGAGATATAATGGTGGCTCTGTTGTGTATGTTGATTTTTGTGATAGTGATGCAATTAGTCTATTAGAGATTAAATCTATGCTTGTTGAAAGTGGATCAAAGGTTGGGTATGATGTAATATACTATAAGATACCAGGGACAACAATGAAGAATGGGTTGTTTGAGTTAGAGACAGATGCTGATCTAATGTTAATGTGTACATTGATATCTAACAAGGAAAGACCTAGGACTAATAGGTATGTAGAGGTATTTGTAACTCAGCCTCTGGAGCCATTAGATGTTATTCCTAGCCAAGAAGAGATTAATATGGACAATCCCTTTGGACAATCTACACAACAAGAAATAGATGAGGAACAACAGTTAAGGGAATTAGAGGGTATTTATAAAGATTTTTCAGATCCTGAGGATAGTGATGAGTATGAATTGAATGTGagtgacagtgatgatgagtCTTGGCACTCAGATGCCTCTAATAAGGATGAGAGTGATGATGATCTGGTGTTTGAAAAAAATGTTGATAAAATGGTGTTTGAAGATTATGACACCCCTGAAGAGCCTGTTAAGGATGACAATGTAGGTACAGATGAGAGTGTCTATGCTGGGAGTGATGATGAGAGGATGGCCCCTAATTCTACAGATGAAGATGAGCCAAATTTTCCAGAATTCAACGAAGATGTGGATATGGAGAGACCTGTCTTTGAGCTGGGTATGTTGTTCAAAAGTTCCCAGATTTTTAGAAAAGCTGTAAGGAATCATGCAATCATGGAGAGAAGACCAATTGAGCTTGTCAAAAATTATGGAAGAAAGATAAAATATGTGTGCAAAAAACCTTGTAAATGGACTGTTTATGCTTCTCCATTTAACAAGACTCCTACTTTTCAGATTAGAACATTGGTCAGAAAACATACTTGCATGCCTACATttaaacaaaaacaaataaattcAGTTTGGCTTGCAGAGCATTATGAGAAGGAAATCAGGATGAACCCTGGCTGGCCTGTTAAGGCTTTTCATAAAAAAATATTCAATGACTTGAAAGTGGAAGTGTCAAAGCATGCTGTTTATATGGCTAAGACTAGAGCACTGTTAAAGATCAATGGCACTCACAAAGAACAGTTTGGTCAGGTATGCGATTATGCATATGAAGTGAGGAGGGTTTTGCCTGAAAGTACTATTAAGATATTGTGTGAAGATCCAGAGCCAGGTGAACAAAGTGGGAGGTTTATGAGAATGTATATTTGCTTGGGGCCATTGAAGAAGGCTTTTGTTCAGTTCTGCAGAAAATTAGTTGGCCTAGATGGTTGCCACCTTAAAGGACCATTTGGTGGGTAACTCTTGGCAGCAGTTGGGGTAGATGCCAATGATGGCATGTACCCAATTGCATGGGCAGTAGTGGAATCTGAAACTACAGAATCCTGGAAGTGGTTCATGGAGTTATTGAGCCAAGACTTGAATATTCAAAATGATGCAGAATGGACCTTCATCTCTGATAGGCAGAAGGtaaatatttttgcacaatttcaaaatatgcataaagAATTCAAAGGAGTGGCATTGAGACAACTCCTTTGGAAGGCTGCAAGGTCTACCACTGATTGGGAGTTCAATTTACATATGAATAAGATGAAGGAGGTATAAATGTCATTATACTTGTTTAGGTAGTTATCTTTAACTTTATCTTACATATATTTGTTTTTTCATAGATTGCTGTTAAGTGTCATGAGTGGTTAACGGCCAAGCCCAAAACACAGTGGACAAGGGCAGCTTTTAGAACACATGCTCACAGTGATATGTTTGTTAACAATCACTGTGAGGTGTTTAATAGCTCTataagaaagttcagggacttgCCTATCATAACAATGTTCAGAGAGTTGCACAAGGCTGTGATGAAAAGAATCCAAGTGAGGAGAGATAAGTTGGCTTCAAGAGACACAATCATTTGTCCTAGTGCCCTTAAGAAATTAGAAAAGTAAGTACTTCTTTACTGAACTAGTCTAAGCCTTACATTACTATCATTTTCTAATATTTTTGTCATGTCTTATATGTAGAGCAATTCAGTATGCTGGGAATTGTGCAGTATCATGGTCTGGAGGCACCAAATATTTGGTAACTTGCACAGATGGGGGTCATGAACTGGTGGTTGACCTACATAACAGAACATGCACTTGCAGAAAATGGGATCTCACTGGGATCccatgctatcatgcttgtgcatGTATAGCTATTAAGAATGAACCCTGGGAAATGCATATAAACAACTGTTATAGCAAGGAAGAGTACATGAAGGTATGTATTTTTCATAAATAATTAGTACTCCTTATTTGTTCAACATCTATACAATTAAAAAACTAAGTATTTTATTTGTTCAACAGCTATACAATTGCACACTGGACCCCATTGTGGGGCCTGAATTTTGGCAAACAAGTACTGAACCAAAGCCCTTACCCCCAAATGTTAAGGCCCCTGCAGGAAGGCCAAAGAAAAAAAGGGTGACAAAGAATGATATCCCTCCTGATGCCACAAAACTAAGCAAGGTTGGGACAGTTGTGAATTGTCATTATTGCAAAGCAAGGGGTCACAATGCTAGGACTTGTGTTGCCAAGGTAAACTTAGATTCACAATGCTAGGACTTGTGTTGCCAAGACTTAATTTCAAGACTTACTTAGATTCACTGAAAATGTACAGAAAAATGATGCAATTAAAAAGGCTGTTGAGGAAGGAACTGTGCCTAATATAGCCAAGTCAACTTGTGTGTGCAAAACATGCAATAAACATGGTCATAATTCAAGAACTTGTTCAGTTAAGGTACAAGTATGTATACTACAGTTTATGTTCTTAAGATAATGATTTGTGCTCACTTGCTTTTATTCAATTAATTCACAGAAACAGATGGTGCAAGGGGGAAATTCTTCTACAAATCCATCAACAGATCAAGACCAGCAAAGAATACTTGAGATGATGCATCAACATGAAGAGAGACAGATTCATGGAACCCAAGGAAGCTCAACCTCTGCATTTCAAGAACAAACCAGGAAAAATACCCCAAAGAGAAAGAGATAAATGTCATGTTTTATGGTTTATGTTGTGTCCAAGAAGAATGGTGGTGGTGTAGTAGTAATGTGGGTGAACATATCTATGACTGTCTTATTTTGTGGTTGGGTCTGGTACTTAGCATATGGTATGGCTAAACTTTTAATTTCTTTTGTTTGTCATTAAGTTTGTTGGGTATGTAATAGCTGGTATTAAAGGCTTCAAGCCTTCCTTTTGTCAACTAGTTTTTGGTTATCAGGACAGGCTATTGTATTGCCAACAATGTCTTATGTTGGATTTATGATATCTATTCAAACACTTTAATGTCTTTATATTACAGTTAAGGTACTTTTATATAGCATTAGTTGGTATAAACATGTAGTGATAGGCTAAGGACACAATTAATTCATAAACATAAACCATTACATTAGACTTTATTACAAGATTTCAATTTCTTCTTTGACATCTTCAACTGCTGGTACATTCCAAACAAAAAAGAAAAACATAAACACTAAAAAAAGGCAGACTAATTTCCATCTTTTAGCTTCCAATTTAATCTTCTCCACTTCAACTTGTAGCACCCTGCATCTTTGGCAGCCATCAACCCATCTGAAAAACCCACAACCTCGACTACCAAGAACACAACCAAGAAATTTTCGCCCCCAATTTGCCTCTGTTCTAGCAGTCCTCTCCACAGCCCAACCTCCACAAAAACATTTGTATGTCATTGTATTTGGCTGAGTAGGTTATTTAGGATGGGAGTGTAAGTTGTTTAGGATGGGAGTGTTAATTTTAGgttttgtatgtatttatatagAGATACATCTCTCTATTCTAGGATAATAGCCGTTAGAAATTAATTTTTCCAAGTTTACCCTTCTTATTCAACGTCCGTTAGTTGAAACAGACGGAATGCAATCGGGCGTTAAAAAATATAAACAAGGGTCATGCGGGTGCCTATTATTATACGTGAGCCAGTTTTGTGCAAAAATATTATAACTGAGGCCATCTTCGTGCAATTAAGTcttgttttaattattaaattcTAGTACTTTAATTTTATTCATGTAGTTTAATAAGTATATTAATTAAATCTGCAAGCCTGGAAGTGAGTGTTGTACTTAACTTTCTGATGAGTTGTTATTAATCTTCTGATCAGTTTAATTGATTGTTGCCCTGCATATT is a window of Apium graveolens cultivar Ventura chromosome 11, ASM990537v1, whole genome shotgun sequence DNA encoding:
- the LOC141695986 gene encoding uncharacterized protein LOC141695986; translation: MYPIAWAVVESETTESWKWFMELLSQDLNIQNDAEWTFISDRQKVNIFAQFQNMHKEFKGVALRQLLWKAARSTTDWEFNLHMNKMKEIAVKCHEWLTAKPKTQWTRAAFRTHAHSDMFVNNHCEVFNSSIRKFRDLPIITMFRELHKAVMKRIQVRRDKLASRDTIICPSALKKLEKAIQYAGNCAVSWSGGTKYLVTCTDGGHELVVDLHNRTCTCRKWDLTGIPCYHACACIAIKNEPWEMHINNCYSKEEYMKLYNCTLDPIVGPEFWQTSTEPKPLPPNVKAPAGRPKKKRVTKNDIPPDATKLSKVGTVVNCHYCKARGHNARTCVAKKNDAIKKAVEEGTVPNIAKSTCVCKTCNKHGHNSRTCSVKKQMVQGGNSSTNPSTDQDQQRILEMMHQHEERQIHGTQGSSTSAFQEQTRKNTPKRKR